A stretch of DNA from Parvularcula bermudensis HTCC2503:
TCTCCCCATTTATTTTTCACTTTTGGTCGAATGACCTAGCGGATTTTCGTCTATGCGCAAATTGCAGCCGGCGCTGGTCGGTCTTGGCGCCAATCAACGGTTTGCCGGGCGCGCCCCGGCCGCGCTGTTGGTCGCAGCGGCGGCGGCCATTGGGCGGTTGGGAGAGGGGGCACGCCTGTCGCCGCTTTACCGTTCCGTGGCCTGGCCCGATCCGACGGGGCCTGCCTATGTCAACGCGGTGATGAGGCTTGAGACGGCATTGTCCCCCGAGGCGCTGCTCGGGGCGCTGCTCGCGATCGAAGCGGCCTTTGGCCGGCGTCGCGAGGGGCTTTATCGGTATGCGCCCCGGTCCATGGATCTCGACCTGTTGGCGGTCGGCGAGGAGCGGCGATCCGGTGAGGCGCTAACCCTGCCCCATCCCCGCCTCTCGGAGCGGCTCTTCGTTCTTCGCCCCCTTGCTGACCTCGTCCCGACATGGCGGCATCCTCTGACGGGAACGCCGGTGGCCCAATTGGTGACATCGGCGAGGGGACCGGCCGTCCACCGCCTTCCCTTTACCGGTGAGGCTCTTGCCCCCGAAGCGGTCCTCCTGTAGAGCAACAGATCGCCCGATGATTGAGGAATTCTATGGCTCGCGTCACCGTCGAAGATTGTATCGACAAGGTCGACAATCGGTTCGATCTCGTCCTTCTCGCCGCCCACCGCGCCCGGTTGATTGCCGCCGGCTCTCCGGTGGAGGTCGAGCGTGAGCGGGATAAGAACCCCGTGGTGGCGCTTCGTGAGTTGGCTGATGACAAGATCACCGCCAAGGCCCTGACCGAGGATCTCGTCACGTCGCTCCAAACACAACTCGACATGGACGAGCCGGAGGAGGCCGAAGGCGCGGCGGCCGATAAAGCCGATTTGCCCGAGCACGATACAGTGTCCGAGGACGAGCTTCTCAAAGCGCTGCAACAATCCGGCA
This window harbors:
- the rpoZ gene encoding DNA-directed RNA polymerase subunit omega, with translation MARVTVEDCIDKVDNRFDLVLLAAHRARLIAAGSPVEVERERDKNPVVALRELADDKITAKALTEDLVTSLQTQLDMDEPEEAEGAAADKADLPEHDTVSEDELLKALQQSGMAPLSPSNK
- the folK gene encoding 2-amino-4-hydroxy-6-hydroxymethyldihydropteridine diphosphokinase, which gives rise to MRKLQPALVGLGANQRFAGRAPAALLVAAAAAIGRLGEGARLSPLYRSVAWPDPTGPAYVNAVMRLETALSPEALLGALLAIEAAFGRRREGLYRYAPRSMDLDLLAVGEERRSGEALTLPHPRLSERLFVLRPLADLVPTWRHPLTGTPVAQLVTSARGPAVHRLPFTGEALAPEAVLL